Proteins encoded by one window of Archaeoglobus veneficus SNP6:
- a CDS encoding GNAT family N-acetyltransferase translates to MEAGSTFSVDFMENCEVEEVIHLEYDVLGTSPFANLSLLPVRKRAVVAKEEVDAEHIVGCATVCWAEQFVIASIAVRDDFRGKGVGKAILRKCIEFARDMGYDSVWLETPADGPVDFYLKEGFRVSTFLRNYYGDGIHGLKLVYTFQF, encoded by the coding sequence GTGGAAGCTGGATCTACCTTTAGTGTTGACTTCATGGAAAACTGTGAGGTCGAGGAAGTCATCCACCTCGAATACGACGTTCTTGGAACGAGTCCTTTTGCCAACCTTTCCCTGCTTCCAGTCAGAAAAAGAGCAGTTGTTGCAAAAGAGGAGGTAGATGCAGAGCATATTGTGGGATGTGCGACGGTTTGCTGGGCTGAACAGTTTGTTATCGCCTCTATTGCTGTCAGGGACGACTTCCGGGGAAAGGGAGTTGGAAAAGCAATCCTGAGGAAGTGCATTGAATTTGCCAGAGACATGGGTTACGATAGTGTCTGGCTTGAAACCCCTGCTGATGGGCCCGTAGACTTTTACCTGAAAGAGGGTTTCAGAGTTTCAACATTCTTAAGGAATTATTACGGGGATGGTATACATGGCCTGAAACTTGTCTACACATTTCAGTTCTAA